The following coding sequences lie in one Deltaproteobacteria bacterium genomic window:
- a CDS encoding aminopeptidase P family protein, with the protein MTASTYSSLELDRFRDVQRLAYRCAEAVAHELVPGVTEKQAAARLGQALKREGVDGYFHQPFAWFGDRTCFKGFRHPLQFFPTDRAIEHGMAGILDVAPIVDGFAADIGYSFSLGDNPELEQLQDDLEGFRALIVDRVRQGETLAEIYRAVEDMLADLGVRNCHRHYPFGVLAHRVYRQPVTPLGGRPVLGFGLGASIGLLAQTVVSRVPQAITQRVPRLQQGAPFCYTGPGSDARPESGLWAFEPHIARGDVGAKWEELLVIEDRQARWLDEALPHVQRWQRRRMRVA; encoded by the coding sequence ATGACCGCGAGCACGTACAGCAGTCTCGAGCTGGACCGCTTCCGCGACGTGCAGCGGCTCGCGTACCGCTGTGCCGAAGCGGTCGCGCACGAGCTCGTCCCCGGCGTCACCGAGAAGCAGGCGGCCGCGCGACTCGGCCAGGCGCTGAAGCGCGAGGGCGTGGATGGCTACTTCCACCAGCCGTTCGCGTGGTTCGGCGATCGGACCTGCTTCAAGGGCTTTCGCCACCCGCTGCAGTTCTTCCCGACCGACCGCGCGATCGAGCATGGCATGGCCGGCATCCTCGACGTGGCGCCCATCGTCGATGGCTTCGCGGCCGACATCGGCTATTCGTTCTCGCTCGGCGACAACCCCGAGCTCGAGCAGCTGCAGGACGACCTCGAGGGCTTCCGTGCGCTCATCGTCGATCGGGTGCGTCAGGGCGAGACGCTGGCCGAGATCTATCGCGCGGTCGAAGACATGCTCGCCGACCTCGGTGTGCGCAACTGCCATCGGCACTACCCATTCGGTGTGCTCGCCCATCGTGTGTACCGGCAACCCGTGACGCCGCTCGGCGGCCGCCCGGTGCTCGGCTTCGGGCTCGGCGCCAGCATCGGTCTGCTCGCGCAGACCGTCGTCAGTCGCGTGCCGCAGGCGATCACGCAGCGGGTGCCGCGACTGCAGCAGGGCGCGCCGTTCTGCTACACGGGCCCGGGCTCCGACGCGCGACCGGAGTCGGGGCTGTGGGCCTTCGAGCCCCACATCGCGCGCGGTGATGTCGGCGCGAAGTGGGAGGAGCTGCTGGTGATCGAAGATCGTCAGGCCCGCTGGCTCGACGAGGCGCTGCCCCACGTGCAGCGCTGGCAACGTCGACGGATGCGCGTGGCCTGA